In one Nitrospiraceae bacterium genomic region, the following are encoded:
- a CDS encoding efflux RND transporter periplasmic adaptor subunit, whose translation MMGRRRNVPGLTQPMVFLWLLSFLSLALVHCKGETASAPPPPLIKVEVADVIQKDVPIHSEWVGTTDGMVNAVIRAQVTGYLIKRPYTEGSFVKKGDLLFELDPSKFKAAFDQAQGDLAKAEAQFIKTKQDVERDTPLAKQGAISQKELDDSIQYHAAAKGSLAAAKAAVETAKLNLGWTRITAPIDGVVGIAKAQIGDLIDINSELTSMSTVDPIKVYFPISEQEYLQASEKVQQRYKERETGGEYKGAALELILGGEQVYPHKGQFYLVDRQVDVKTGTIRVAATFPNPNNVLRPGQFARVRAVTKTREKALLVPQRAVTEMQGSYQIAVVTPENKVDIRPVKVGERAGNLWVIDKGLNPGERVVVEGLQKLKAGMTVEPKPFQEPVDEKAA comes from the coding sequence CAAAGGCGAAACCGCCTCTGCACCGCCACCGCCATTAATCAAAGTCGAAGTCGCCGATGTCATTCAGAAAGATGTGCCTATTCACTCGGAATGGGTGGGGACAACGGACGGCATGGTCAATGCCGTGATCCGGGCCCAGGTCACCGGATATCTCATCAAACGCCCCTATACTGAGGGTTCGTTCGTCAAGAAGGGTGATCTGCTATTCGAACTGGACCCCAGCAAGTTCAAGGCGGCCTTCGATCAGGCCCAGGGAGATTTGGCGAAGGCCGAGGCGCAGTTTATCAAGACCAAGCAGGATGTTGAACGTGACACCCCGCTTGCCAAACAAGGAGCCATCAGCCAAAAGGAACTGGACGACTCTATTCAGTACCACGCCGCCGCCAAAGGGAGCCTGGCGGCTGCGAAAGCGGCGGTGGAAACGGCGAAACTCAATCTGGGTTGGACCAGGATTACCGCACCGATCGACGGAGTGGTCGGCATTGCCAAGGCGCAAATCGGTGACCTGATTGATATCAACAGCGAGCTGACATCGATGTCGACGGTCGACCCGATCAAAGTCTATTTCCCAATTAGTGAGCAGGAATATCTTCAAGCTTCAGAAAAAGTCCAGCAGCGTTACAAAGAACGGGAAACGGGAGGAGAGTACAAGGGGGCAGCGCTCGAATTGATCCTGGGCGGTGAACAGGTTTACCCGCACAAGGGACAATTCTATTTGGTCGATCGCCAGGTAGATGTGAAAACGGGCACCATTCGGGTTGCCGCAACCTTCCCCAATCCCAATAATGTCCTCAGGCCCGGTCAATTTGCGCGAGTACGGGCAGTCACAAAGACGCGTGAGAAGGCGCTCTTGGTTCCTCAACGGGCAGTGACGGAGATGCAAGGCAGCTATCAAATCGCGGTGGTGACTCCTGAAAACAAGGTGGATATCCGGCCTGTCAAAGTGGGGGAGCGAGCGGGAAATCTCTGGGTCATCGATAAAGGGCTGAACCCTGGCGAACGTGTGGTTGTTGAAGGGTTGCAAAAGCTGAAAGCCGGTATGACGGTCGAGCCCAAACCGTTCCAGGAACCCGTGGATGAAAAAGCCGCCTGA